Proteins from one bacterium genomic window:
- the ftsA gene encoding cell division protein FtsA, translated as METINIITGLDVGTTKIGCLIAEVSSSGEINIKGVGTAPSEGLRYGMVVDIEKTVRSIRKAVEAAEAMAGVAVDLVYAGIAGDHIRDINGRGVVAISGENHEVSADDVRRVIEAARAVALPMDREMIHILPQEFIVDQQRGIRDPVGMCGVRLEAEVHIVTGAVASAQNIYRCIEKAGYTTADLVLESLASSYSVLTDDAKEMGVILIDIGGGTSDIAMFYEGCLRLSRVVALGGRNVTNDIAIELRTPIEAAEKLKLAHGSAIHVDGDKEQLVEVPGMNDRSIRRVSRGLLIDIIQARMSEILTHTYEEIKNSDYLNLMTTGLVLTGGASLLPGTVEMAENIFNMPVKLGIPRGFTGMVAEAQRPQYATGVGLIMYAMQNKDDFEEGFSDNETGVFDNIVSRFKTFFKKATQLD; from the coding sequence ATGGAAACCATCAATATCATCACCGGGCTCGATGTCGGCACCACCAAGATCGGCTGTCTGATCGCCGAGGTGTCCAGTTCGGGAGAAATCAACATCAAAGGGGTGGGCACTGCGCCTTCAGAGGGTTTGCGCTACGGCATGGTCGTGGATATTGAAAAGACGGTCCGCTCCATCCGCAAGGCGGTTGAAGCTGCAGAGGCCATGGCCGGCGTGGCGGTGGATCTGGTCTATGCCGGCATCGCCGGCGACCATATTCGCGACATCAACGGCCGCGGCGTGGTGGCGATCTCGGGCGAAAACCATGAGGTGAGTGCCGATGATGTGCGCCGGGTGATCGAAGCGGCGCGGGCGGTGGCGCTGCCCATGGATCGGGAGATGATCCATATCCTGCCGCAGGAGTTCATTGTGGATCAGCAGCGCGGTATCCGCGACCCCGTCGGTATGTGCGGCGTCCGCCTGGAGGCTGAGGTGCACATCGTCACCGGCGCAGTGGCGTCGGCGCAGAACATTTATCGCTGCATAGAAAAAGCCGGCTATACGACGGCCGATCTGGTGCTGGAATCGTTGGCTTCGAGTTATTCGGTGCTGACCGATGATGCCAAGGAGATGGGAGTGATTCTGATCGACATCGGCGGCGGCACCAGCGACATCGCCATGTTCTATGAGGGCTGTCTGCGTTTGTCGCGCGTGGTGGCACTCGGCGGACGCAACGTGACCAACGACATCGCCATCGAACTGCGCACGCCCATCGAGGCCGCGGAAAAATTGAAACTGGCTCACGGCAGCGCGATTCACGTCGACGGGGACAAGGAACAGCTGGTCGAAGTCCCGGGGATGAACGATCGATCCATCCGCAGGGTCTCCCGGGGCTTGTTGATCGACATCATTCAAGCGCGCATGAGCGAGATCCTCACCCATACTTATGAGGAGATCAAAAACTCGGATTATCTCAACCTGATGACCACCGGTCTGGTGCTGACCGGAGGCGCCTCCCTGCTGCCGGGCACGGTGGAGATGGCGGAGAACATTTTCAACATGCCGGTCAAGCTCGGCATTCCCCGCGGCTTCACCGGCATGGTGGCAGAGGCGCAACGGCCGCAGTACGCCACCGGCGTGGGACTGATCATGTACGCCATGCAGAACAAGGATGATTTTGAAGAGGGATTCAGCGACAACGAGACGGGCGTGTTCGACAACATCGTGTCGCGATTCAAGACTTTTTTCAAGAAAGCAACCCAGCTGGATTAG
- the ftsZ gene encoding cell division protein FtsZ yields the protein MNLTFDFDDAAVNGARMKVVGVGGAGGNAVTRMIREGLTGVDFVAINTDEQALDYCAASTKIRIGTKTTQGLGAGADPNKGHKAIEEDKNTVYDALTNSDLVFVTAGMGGGTGTGAAPVVAQIARDVGALTVGVVTKPFLFEGPKRMQRAEEGIAALKEYVDTLIVIPNQRLLTIVPVDTPLEKAFRFADEILFNATKGISDLITIPGLVNLDFADVRTVMSEMGDALMGCGLARGENRAKVAAEMAINSPLLEDVSIAGALGLLVNITGGPNMTLSEVNTASTIVSEAAGRNANIIFGAVIDKAIEDEIRITVIATGLNRTHPKIKPGGPIAWSQAGTIKDNA from the coding sequence ATGAATCTGACGTTTGATTTTGACGATGCGGCGGTGAACGGAGCGCGGATGAAGGTCGTAGGAGTCGGCGGGGCCGGCGGCAACGCCGTCACCCGGATGATCCGAGAAGGACTGACCGGTGTGGATTTTGTCGCCATCAACACCGATGAACAGGCCCTGGATTATTGCGCGGCCTCGACGAAAATCCGTATCGGCACCAAGACCACCCAGGGCTTGGGCGCCGGCGCAGATCCTAACAAAGGCCACAAGGCCATCGAAGAGGACAAGAACACGGTATACGACGCCTTGACCAACAGCGATCTGGTCTTTGTCACCGCGGGCATGGGCGGCGGCACTGGAACCGGCGCTGCACCGGTGGTGGCGCAGATCGCCCGGGATGTCGGCGCCCTCACGGTGGGCGTGGTCACCAAACCCTTTCTCTTCGAAGGGCCCAAACGCATGCAACGCGCGGAGGAGGGTATCGCCGCCCTCAAAGAATATGTGGACACGCTGATCGTCATCCCCAATCAGCGCTTGCTCACCATTGTGCCCGTGGACACGCCTCTGGAAAAAGCTTTTCGGTTTGCCGATGAGATTCTCTTCAATGCGACCAAAGGCATTTCCGATCTGATCACGATCCCTGGACTGGTCAACCTCGATTTCGCCGATGTGCGCACGGTGATGAGCGAAATGGGCGATGCTCTGATGGGCTGCGGCCTGGCGCGCGGTGAAAACCGCGCCAAAGTGGCGGCGGAGATGGCTATTAACAGCCCGCTGCTGGAGGACGTATCCATCGCCGGGGCGCTGGGATTGTTGGTCAATATCACGGGCGGCCCCAACATGACGTTGAGCGAGGTCAACACCGCCTCCACCATCGTCTCAGAAGCCGCCGGCCGCAACGCCAACATCATCTTCGGCGCAGTGATCGACAAGGCCATCGAGGATGAGATCCGCATCACCGTGATCGCCACGGGTCTGAATCGCACCCACCCAAAGATCAAGCCCGGTGGCCCCATCGCCTGGTCGCAGGCCGGCACGATCAAGGACAATGCCG